A window of Eubacteriaceae bacterium ES3 contains these coding sequences:
- a CDS encoding Fur family transcriptional regulator, which translates to MEYQQIVEILRKSGYKLTPQRRRTIKVLLTKGNDHFSIDELYQEVKRESPELGVSTIYRTVQLLEEMGIITRRNFDDGFARFELCELEEKHWHHHLICLKCKKVIEMQDDYLETLEKEIEEKKNFIIMNHELKVYGYCSDCYKNMKGVKFD; encoded by the coding sequence ATGGAGTATCAGCAGATTGTAGAAATACTTAGAAAAAGCGGGTATAAATTAACTCCTCAACGGCGAAGAACAATAAAAGTTCTGCTAACAAAGGGAAATGACCATTTCAGTATTGACGAATTGTATCAGGAAGTAAAACGTGAAAGCCCAGAGCTAGGAGTATCCACCATTTATCGAACGGTGCAGCTATTGGAAGAAATGGGGATCATTACCAGAAGGAATTTTGATGACGGGTTTGCCAGATTTGAACTGTGCGAGCTTGAGGAAAAGCATTGGCATCATCATTTGATTTGCCTAAAATGCAAGAAAGTCATTGAAATGCAGGACGATTACCTGGAGACTCTGGAAAAAGAAATTGAAGAGAAAAAAAATTTTATTATAATGAATCATGAGCTAAAAGTGTACGGATACTGCAGTGATTGTTATAAGAATATGAAAGGAGTCAAATTTGACTGA
- a CDS encoding Rrf2 family transcriptional regulator translates to MKLSTKGRYGVLAMVELSLHYGKGPISIKEIAEKQSFSDSYMEQLFSALKRAGLVKSIRGARGGYILSRDPDEIIIGDIIRALEGPIELADCIAGYNCEKSAECLTRGLWTDVMASISQVIDNRTLQDLLDGKEA, encoded by the coding sequence TTGAAATTATCTACAAAAGGACGATATGGAGTGCTGGCTATGGTTGAATTGTCACTGCACTATGGGAAAGGTCCGATATCTATTAAGGAAATAGCAGAAAAACAGAGTTTTTCTGACTCATATATGGAGCAACTGTTCTCGGCTTTAAAAAGAGCTGGTCTGGTTAAAAGTATTCGCGGAGCGAGAGGTGGCTACATCTTGTCGCGTGATCCGGATGAAATTATCATTGGCGATATTATTAGAGCGCTGGAAGGTCCGATTGAGCTGGCAGATTGCATCGCCGGATATAATTGTGAGAAGTCAGCTGAGTGTCTAACCAGAGGATTGTGGACAGACGTTATGGCTAGTATCAGTCAGGTTATCGATAATCGGACTTTACAAGATTTACTGGATGGAAAAGAGGCGTAA
- a CDS encoding iron-sulfur cluster assembly scaffold protein, translated as MDYTDKVMENFQNPKHVGELEQANGVGQVGSPACGDIMKIFLQIDDEGIIQDASFKTFGCGAAIASSSMATDMIIGMNIEEAAKLKNSEVVEALGGLPNEKIHCSVLAAEAIQAAIEDYKKSITE; from the coding sequence ATGGATTATACAGATAAAGTAATGGAGAACTTTCAGAACCCCAAACATGTTGGTGAATTAGAACAGGCAAATGGAGTGGGACAAGTAGGTAGCCCGGCTTGTGGTGATATCATGAAGATATTCCTGCAGATTGATGATGAGGGAATCATTCAGGACGCATCTTTTAAAACATTTGGGTGTGGAGCGGCTATAGCCAGTAGCAGTATGGCCACGGACATGATTATCGGGATGAATATTGAAGAAGCTGCAAAACTAAAGAATTCAGAAGTAGTTGAAGCCCTGGGCGGACTCCCTAACGAAAAAATCCATTGCTCGGTGCTGGCTGCTGAAGCGATTCAGGCTGCTATCGAAGATTATAAAAAAAGTATCACGGAATAA
- the nifS gene encoding cysteine desulfurase NifS has protein sequence MKRIYLDHAATTPVDPQVFEVMSKVLTEEYGNPSSIYQEGRRVKKYVEAAREQLAKAINADIREIYFTGSGSEADNWAIKGVAMKNRAKGNHIITTQIEHHAILHTCEYLEKEGFDVTYLPVDEFGLISLEDLKQAIRKDTILVSIMFANNEIGTIEPIKEIGEIVKEKGIIFHTDAVQAFGNVPIDVKELNVDLLSLSAHKIYGPKGMGALFIRKGVLIENLIHGGAQERKKRAGTENTAGIAAFGKAAELAVADLEANSNHEKKLRDLLIAGVMDKIPQVRLNGHPTKRLPGNVNFCFDYIEGESILLSLDLAGIAASSGSACTSGSLDPSHVLLAIGLPAGVAHGSLRLSIGKHTTEADIEYVIEQLVVIIERLRKMSPIDVNCPIDDAVFENAGHHH, from the coding sequence ATGAAAAGAATTTATTTAGATCATGCGGCAACCACACCTGTTGATCCCCAGGTATTTGAGGTCATGTCTAAGGTATTAACTGAAGAATACGGAAATCCTTCATCAATATACCAAGAAGGGCGGCGTGTGAAAAAGTACGTGGAAGCTGCCAGAGAACAACTGGCTAAAGCTATTAATGCAGATATTCGTGAAATTTATTTCACTGGTAGCGGATCAGAAGCGGATAATTGGGCTATTAAAGGCGTAGCCATGAAGAATCGTGCTAAAGGAAACCACATCATTACAACTCAAATAGAACATCATGCAATTTTACATACTTGTGAATATCTCGAAAAAGAGGGGTTTGATGTGACCTATCTACCTGTTGATGAATTTGGTCTAATTTCTTTAGAAGATCTAAAACAGGCTATTCGCAAAGATACTATTCTGGTTTCGATTATGTTTGCTAATAACGAAATTGGTACAATTGAACCAATTAAAGAAATAGGCGAGATTGTAAAGGAAAAGGGAATTATTTTTCATACTGATGCCGTACAGGCTTTTGGTAATGTGCCAATTGATGTCAAGGAGCTCAATGTTGATCTTTTGTCGCTGTCGGCACATAAAATTTACGGTCCTAAAGGAATGGGAGCACTTTTTATCAGAAAAGGTGTCCTGATTGAAAATCTGATTCATGGAGGTGCCCAGGAGCGTAAAAAAAGAGCCGGGACTGAAAACACCGCGGGTATAGCGGCTTTCGGAAAGGCTGCAGAACTGGCTGTCGCAGATTTGGAAGCTAATAGCAATCATGAAAAGAAACTCAGAGACTTATTGATTGCTGGCGTGATGGATAAAATACCTCAAGTTCGGTTAAATGGTCATCCGACAAAGCGACTACCAGGTAATGTGAATTTCTGTTTTGACTATATTGAAGGTGAATCGATTTTATTAAGTCTTGATCTGGCAGGTATTGCAGCTTCAAGTGGCTCGGCTTGTACATCGGGATCGCTGGATCCTTCCCATGTTCTGTTGGCCATTGGTTTGCCAGCTGGTGTAGCCCATGGGTCATTAAGACTTAGCATTGGAAAGCACACCACAGAAGCAGATATTGAATATGTGATTGAACAGCTGGTTGTTATTATTGAAAGACTTCGAAAGATGTCGCCAATCGATGTGAATTGTCCTATTGATGATGCCGTATTTGAGAATGCCGGCCACCATCATTAA
- the ruvX gene encoding Holliday junction resolvase RuvX: MKRVLGIDVGDKRIGIAVTDPLWFTAQGVMTLKRKTRDDDLLAFKELIDRYDIKTIVAGLPVSMDGSESAQTRKTMNFCQFIKKRLGVEIIYEDERLTSISSEEVLIEGNVSRKDRKKYVDTLAAQLILQSYMERVKE, from the coding sequence ATGAAAAGAGTTTTAGGTATCGATGTGGGTGATAAGCGCATTGGCATCGCGGTAACAGATCCGCTCTGGTTTACGGCTCAAGGTGTGATGACCTTAAAGCGCAAAACCCGGGATGACGATCTTTTAGCGTTTAAGGAACTGATTGACCGATATGATATTAAAACCATAGTGGCTGGTTTGCCAGTTAGCATGGATGGCAGTGAGTCTGCTCAGACAAGAAAAACAATGAATTTCTGTCAGTTTATAAAAAAAAGGCTGGGTGTGGAAATTATCTATGAGGATGAACGATTGACTTCTATTAGTTCCGAAGAAGTATTGATTGAAGGAAATGTTTCGAGAAAAGATCGCAAAAAGTATGTTGATACTTTAGCCGCACAATTAATTTTACAGTCTTATATGGAGCGCGTTAAGGAATAA
- a CDS encoding IreB family regulatory phosphoprotein: MGENTMIDRGTIMFEVDSDKSEKIDSVMRKVHEALMEKGYNPVNQIVGYVMSGDPTYITSHKEARNAIQKIERDELLEELVRRYLNSIQ, from the coding sequence ATGGGAGAAAATACGATGATAGATCGTGGGACAATAATGTTTGAAGTCGACAGTGATAAATCTGAGAAAATTGACAGCGTCATGCGTAAGGTACATGAAGCCTTAATGGAAAAAGGTTATAATCCTGTCAATCAAATTGTAGGATATGTCATGTCAGGAGATCCGACCTATATCACAAGCCATAAAGAAGCGCGAAATGCAATACAAAAAATAGAACGGGATGAATTACTGGAAGAGCTGGTAAGACGTTATTTAAACAGCATTCAGTAA
- a CDS encoding aldo/keto reductase, with protein MKENQLGQTGIMVSRMCFGSLTLGPLQKNLSLQESREIIAKALDYGVYFFDTADLYNNYDHLKQAIDIKRDVVVATKSYDYTKEGLDQSLNRALKELNRDYVDIYMLHEQESAKTIEGHWEAIERLLYYKEKGAVRAIGISTHRIEGVLATLKYPEIEVVHPLINLTGIGIEDGNVEEMESAIALARQKNKGLYGMKPLGGGNLLAQKQACFDYILGLETLDAIAIGIQSVDEVLYNIRKFNDEIIDNDLEARVQNREKHLMISDWCTGCGKCAAHCSQKAIQVVDSQAIIDKKRCVLCCYCSAYCPDFCIKVI; from the coding sequence ATGAAAGAAAATCAGCTTGGACAAACCGGTATTATGGTTTCCCGAATGTGTTTTGGCAGTTTGACGTTGGGACCGCTGCAAAAAAACTTAAGTCTGCAGGAATCTCGTGAGATCATTGCCAAAGCGCTGGATTATGGCGTTTATTTTTTTGATACGGCAGATCTTTATAATAACTATGATCATCTTAAACAGGCGATTGACATTAAAAGAGATGTGGTGGTTGCCACAAAATCTTATGATTATACTAAAGAAGGCCTGGATCAAAGCTTAAACCGGGCATTAAAAGAACTAAATCGTGATTATGTTGATATCTATATGCTTCATGAACAGGAATCAGCTAAAACGATTGAAGGGCACTGGGAGGCCATAGAACGATTGCTTTACTACAAGGAAAAAGGTGCAGTAAGAGCGATTGGAATATCGACTCATCGAATTGAAGGTGTTCTGGCAACACTTAAGTATCCCGAAATTGAAGTGGTTCATCCCCTGATCAATTTAACCGGAATCGGAATTGAAGATGGTAATGTTGAGGAAATGGAATCAGCAATTGCTTTGGCCCGTCAAAAAAACAAGGGTTTGTATGGGATGAAACCATTGGGTGGAGGAAATCTTCTGGCTCAAAAACAAGCCTGTTTTGACTATATTCTTGGACTTGAAACGCTTGACGCGATTGCCATTGGGATCCAGTCTGTTGATGAAGTTTTATATAATATCAGAAAATTTAATGATGAGATAATTGATAATGACCTTGAAGCGCGGGTCCAGAACAGAGAGAAACATCTGATGATCAGTGACTGGTGTACAGGATGCGGCAAATGTGCAGCCCACTGCAGTCAAAAGGCAATTCAAGTGGTTGACAGTCAAGCGATTATTGATAAAAAGCGCTGTGTGCTTTGCTGTTATTGCAGTGCCTATTGTCCTGATTTTTGTATTAAGGTAATATAA
- a CDS encoding acetolactate decarboxylase → MDQNVLYQFSTLEAFTNKGYDGKLTIERLKKFGDTGLGTFNGLDGELMLIDGQVYQADGDCFIKAINNQKKIPFAVMGFLEVSENIVLKSLPGMKECGQALDQAIAGDDPIVLAVLRGDFPDLILHSVWPQEKPYQSLSEIVSKQKVVKLKRQKGTMIGIRCPLSAKGRNVVGWHFHYISDDKTIGGHVNDFKSSKLTIKYSIKSQMIELLANS, encoded by the coding sequence ATGGATCAGAACGTTTTGTATCAATTTTCTACATTAGAAGCATTTACCAACAAAGGCTATGATGGGAAACTGACTATTGAAAGATTAAAAAAGTTTGGTGATACCGGGCTTGGAACTTTTAATGGACTGGATGGTGAATTAATGCTGATTGACGGTCAAGTTTATCAGGCTGATGGAGATTGTTTCATAAAAGCAATTAATAATCAAAAAAAGATTCCTTTTGCAGTGATGGGATTTCTGGAAGTATCAGAAAATATAGTTCTCAAGTCTTTGCCTGGGATGAAAGAGTGTGGCCAGGCATTGGATCAGGCGATTGCTGGTGATGATCCGATCGTTCTGGCTGTTCTGCGAGGAGACTTTCCTGATTTAATCCTCCACAGTGTCTGGCCTCAGGAGAAGCCATACCAAAGTCTTTCAGAAATTGTTTCAAAACAGAAAGTTGTTAAACTAAAAAGGCAGAAGGGGACGATGATAGGAATTCGCTGTCCGCTATCGGCAAAAGGCCGAAATGTTGTTGGTTGGCATTTTCATTATATTTCAGATGATAAAACAATCGGTGGTCATGTCAATGATTTTAAAAGTAGCAAATTAACGATTAAATATTCGATTAAATCACAAATGATTGAGCTTTTGGCTAATTCTTAA
- a CDS encoding DUF1292 domain-containing protein, translated as MEDKIVLIDENGEEREFEMVVSMDLEGKTYVLLSENEESEDVYPFVITEDEDGEVLMPVESEEEFAMIEEAYEQLMEEEDEAE; from the coding sequence ATGGAAGATAAAATAGTATTAATTGATGAAAATGGTGAAGAACGTGAATTTGAAATGGTTGTTAGTATGGACCTTGAAGGAAAAACCTATGTGCTTCTATCTGAAAATGAAGAAAGTGAAGATGTTTATCCTTTTGTAATTACCGAAGATGAAGATGGTGAGGTTCTGATGCCAGTTGAAAGTGAAGAAGAATTCGCAATGATTGAAGAAGCTTACGAGCAGTTAATGGAAGAAGAGGATGAAGCTGAGTAA
- the sfsA gene encoding DNA/RNA nuclease SfsA, whose amino-acid sequence MKLSNQPLVEGVFISRLNRFLAEVLIDGQNNEVHVPNTGRMRELLLPGAGIILSYNPSVKRKTDYTLLAVSYRGIWVSVDSGLANSLAEDYLQERTDITDVRREVVYKNSRFDFFCQKNEKPCYYEVKSVNLVVDGIAKFPDAPTKRGSKHLLELMDANKNGFLAGVLFFVMRSDAKAFSPNVETDSEFSRLLGQCHSLGLELRSLSCDIDGINIKILEELPIQFV is encoded by the coding sequence ATGAAGCTGAGTAATCAGCCACTGGTTGAAGGTGTTTTTATAAGTCGTCTTAATCGATTTCTGGCTGAAGTGCTAATCGATGGGCAAAACAATGAAGTTCACGTACCAAATACCGGACGAATGCGTGAACTTCTGCTTCCAGGGGCAGGGATTATCTTATCATATAATCCCTCAGTTAAGCGAAAAACTGATTACACCCTGCTGGCAGTATCATACCGCGGCATTTGGGTGAGTGTCGATTCCGGGCTGGCCAACAGTTTGGCTGAAGACTATCTGCAGGAGCGAACAGATATTACAGATGTCCGGCGCGAAGTGGTTTATAAAAATAGCCGATTTGATTTTTTCTGTCAGAAAAATGAAAAGCCATGTTATTATGAAGTGAAAAGCGTAAATCTGGTTGTTGATGGAATTGCTAAATTTCCTGATGCACCGACAAAAAGAGGCAGCAAGCATTTACTGGAGCTGATGGATGCCAATAAAAACGGTTTTTTGGCCGGCGTCCTGTTTTTTGTAATGCGATCAGATGCAAAGGCTTTTTCACCGAATGTAGAAACCGATAGTGAATTTTCGCGTTTATTGGGTCAATGTCATAGTCTGGGATTGGAGCTCCGCTCTCTTTCCTGTGATATTGATGGAATAAACATAAAAATTTTAGAAGAGCTTCCGATTCAGTTTGTTTAA
- the alaS gene encoding alanine--tRNA ligase, giving the protein MKPLGLNEIREKYLEFFEGKDHLRLKSFPLVPINDKSLLLINSGMAPMKPYFTGDEVPPRNRVTTCQKCIRTPDIENVGKTARHGTFFEMLGNFSFGDYFKKEAIPWAWEFCTQVMEMPAEKIHISIYLDDDEAYDIWHNDVGIPAERIVRLGKEDNFWEHGLGPCGPCSELYYDRGEEYGCDSPDCGVGCECDRYIEFWNLVFTQFDKDEAGNYNPLENPNIDTGMGLERLATIMQGVGTIFEVDTVGHVLNYICQKAGVKYGENTEDDISIRVITDHIRSVTFMIADGVMPGNEGRGYVLRRLLRRAVRHGKLLGIKGLFLYDVAKEAIRVSEGAYPELKEKESFIKKLITIEEEKFKQTIDQGLSLLNKEIGELIAMEKSVFPGFGAFKLYDTYGFPIDLTKEIVEERGLIVELSEYEAAMQAQRDRARQDRANSDHAVWADDPFNPLGPDAVSRFVGYDNLTTEGEILGLVVKEELVDEAKTGDEVILLLDETSFYAESGGQTGDKGLIQSGSGEIEITDCKKGSLNRHLHFGIVKSGSFKVGDTVITEVNKKLRKAVERNHTSTHMMHRALRKVLGEHVEQAGSFVSPERLRFDFNHYQAMTHDEIRQVEEIVNEAILEAYDVEIFETSIDKAKALGATALFGEKYGEIVRVVKIGDYSTELCGGCHMTNSAKAGMFKIISEAGVAAGVRRIEAATGFNAVNLVEKMDDTLLEVAGALKTNPEQLLEKVHELSESNKHKEKTIADLKQKFAGNMVLDIHQKMSIFAGVQMTVADVENLGMDELRTVGDLLKDRMGSGVVLLGSTKDDKVNFIAMATKDIVKRGFHAGKVIKEVAAVAGGGGGGRPDMAQAGGKQPEKLLEALKKGESLIQEQLN; this is encoded by the coding sequence ATGAAACCATTAGGACTTAATGAAATTAGAGAAAAGTATTTGGAATTTTTTGAAGGGAAAGATCATTTGCGGCTCAAAAGCTTTCCCCTGGTTCCAATCAACGATAAAAGTCTGCTTTTAATCAATTCGGGAATGGCACCAATGAAACCCTATTTTACCGGTGATGAAGTACCACCAAGAAATCGGGTGACTACCTGTCAGAAATGTATTCGTACACCTGACATCGAAAATGTTGGCAAGACAGCCCGACACGGGACATTTTTTGAAATGCTCGGAAATTTTTCGTTTGGCGATTATTTTAAAAAGGAAGCCATTCCATGGGCCTGGGAATTCTGTACTCAGGTGATGGAAATGCCAGCTGAAAAGATTCATATTTCAATTTATTTGGATGATGATGAGGCTTATGATATCTGGCATAATGATGTCGGAATTCCTGCTGAGCGCATTGTTCGACTGGGCAAGGAAGATAATTTCTGGGAGCATGGTTTAGGACCTTGTGGTCCCTGTTCAGAGCTCTACTATGATCGCGGTGAAGAATATGGTTGTGACAGCCCCGACTGTGGTGTAGGCTGCGAGTGCGACCGCTACATTGAGTTCTGGAACCTTGTTTTTACCCAGTTTGACAAAGATGAAGCAGGAAACTATAATCCACTGGAAAACCCTAATATTGATACCGGTATGGGTCTGGAGCGTTTAGCCACGATAATGCAGGGCGTGGGAACCATTTTTGAAGTGGATACCGTTGGTCATGTTTTAAACTATATCTGTCAAAAAGCCGGTGTGAAATATGGCGAGAATACTGAAGATGATATTTCGATTCGCGTCATCACAGACCACATCAGAAGTGTTACCTTTATGATTGCTGATGGGGTTATGCCGGGCAACGAAGGTCGTGGCTATGTTTTGCGACGACTGTTGCGACGGGCGGTTCGCCACGGGAAATTATTGGGTATCAAGGGGCTGTTTCTGTATGATGTAGCGAAAGAAGCGATCCGGGTTTCTGAAGGTGCCTACCCGGAACTTAAAGAAAAAGAGTCTTTTATTAAGAAACTGATTACCATCGAAGAAGAGAAATTCAAGCAAACCATCGATCAGGGACTGTCGCTATTAAACAAGGAAATTGGTGAATTAATAGCAATGGAAAAATCGGTTTTTCCTGGTTTTGGTGCCTTTAAACTTTACGATACATATGGTTTCCCTATTGATCTGACAAAAGAAATTGTTGAAGAGAGAGGGTTGATAGTAGAACTTAGCGAATATGAAGCTGCAATGCAGGCTCAGAGAGACCGCGCTCGACAAGACCGGGCCAACAGTGACCATGCCGTATGGGCTGATGATCCTTTTAATCCTTTAGGTCCTGATGCCGTAAGCCGTTTTGTTGGCTACGATAATCTGACAACCGAAGGCGAAATTCTTGGTCTGGTAGTTAAGGAAGAGTTGGTTGATGAAGCAAAAACCGGAGATGAAGTGATCCTTCTCCTTGATGAAACTTCTTTTTATGCCGAAAGCGGTGGACAAACCGGAGATAAAGGTTTAATCCAGAGCGGCAGTGGAGAAATTGAGATCACTGATTGTAAAAAGGGAAGCCTCAATCGACATCTGCATTTCGGGATTGTTAAATCCGGAAGTTTTAAAGTTGGTGATACGGTTATTACGGAAGTCAATAAAAAACTCAGAAAAGCAGTGGAAAGAAACCATACTTCCACGCATATGATGCACCGGGCATTACGAAAGGTTTTGGGAGAACATGTAGAACAGGCGGGTTCTTTTGTATCACCGGAAAGATTACGTTTTGACTTTAATCATTATCAGGCGATGACCCATGACGAAATCAGACAGGTTGAAGAAATCGTTAATGAAGCAATTCTGGAAGCTTATGATGTAGAAATATTTGAAACGTCTATTGATAAGGCTAAAGCTTTGGGTGCGACAGCATTATTTGGCGAAAAGTACGGCGAAATTGTCCGGGTTGTTAAAATTGGCGATTACAGTACAGAGTTGTGTGGAGGATGCCACATGACAAATTCTGCCAAAGCCGGAATGTTTAAAATAATCAGCGAAGCTGGTGTTGCGGCAGGCGTAAGACGAATTGAAGCAGCGACTGGTTTCAATGCAGTTAACCTGGTTGAAAAAATGGATGATACGTTGCTGGAGGTTGCAGGTGCTTTAAAAACCAATCCTGAACAGTTGTTAGAAAAAGTCCATGAACTTTCAGAAAGTAATAAACACAAGGAAAAAACCATCGCGGATTTGAAACAGAAATTTGCCGGAAATATGGTTTTGGATATCCATCAGAAAATGTCAATCTTTGCCGGTGTGCAAATGACGGTGGCCGATGTCGAAAATTTAGGAATGGATGAGTTAAGAACTGTCGGTGACCTTTTAAAAGACAGAATGGGTTCGGGGGTTGTATTGCTTGGTTCGACTAAAGATGATAAAGTGAATTTTATTGCCATGGCAACAAAAGATATTGTCAAGCGGGGCTTCCATGCCGGTAAGGTAATTAAGGAAGTGGCGGCAGTGGCTGGCGGCGGCGGCGGTGGCCGTCCTGATATGGCGCAGGCTGGAGGAAAACAACCCGAAAAGCTGTTGGAAGCATTGAAAAAGGGTGAGAGTCTGATTCAGGAACAGTTAAATTAA
- a CDS encoding bifunctional 4-hydroxy-3-methylbut-2-enyl diphosphate reductase/30S ribosomal protein S1 yields MEIIVSEKSGYCFGIKNAMKLVMETLQENDQKIYSLGPVSHNKQEIERLKKKGVEIISEDKIESLSEGYVILRSHGVSKQIIERLEKKGLTIVNATCPYVRAVQKKVEEYHRLGYQILIVGDKNHPEVIGANGWCEEQALIINKINELEKFENYDKICIVAQTTIVEAKFTEICETVAPKAREIVIFNTICSATAERQAAAKNTAEEVEYMIVVGGYHSSNTQKLFDICKSFCEKTCHIETIRDLDMNEVMQYQRIGITAGASTPDWIVKEVLEGMEEQNKFAEENAVEEVTNAEVEVEAGEAVKDEYDDANFDFAAEIEESLKTIRRGAAVEGEVIHIDEDEVILNIGYKADGVIKKSDFTWKSEESLSELVKMNDKIWCIVTDLNEGSGNVKLSKIKYDNRLIQDQLRDAFENKTVLEGTVKDISGNGLIVDIGFTDIYMPASQYHVRYVKDLKTLIGEKVKGLIIDYNPKRRRAILSQKVILEKDIKERREQAKQVKDKRFDELNVDDIVKGTVKTITSFGIFVDLDGIDGFVHRSDLTWEKIGDPKDAVEKGQEIEAKVIGKNDEDKKIKLSVKVLMPRPWDAFISEYKVDDEVEVTITNILDFGAFARIIPGVEGLIHISEISYSRVESVASVLSVGETLKVKIIGINEEKEKISLSKKATEEAPERPAPRREQSSNRGERERSSSSAPRARKPRPQGNENRNTTVYEENAGVTLGDSFGDMFSGLFDDNEE; encoded by the coding sequence ATGGAAATAATTGTTTCAGAGAAATCAGGATATTGTTTTGGAATTAAAAATGCAATGAAGTTGGTTATGGAAACTCTTCAGGAAAATGATCAAAAAATATATTCGCTGGGACCGGTCAGTCACAATAAACAGGAAATTGAAAGACTTAAAAAAAAAGGCGTCGAAATTATTTCTGAAGATAAAATCGAATCGTTATCTGAAGGTTATGTGATTTTAAGATCTCATGGAGTTAGTAAACAGATAATAGAAAGACTCGAAAAAAAGGGGCTGACAATTGTTAATGCAACTTGCCCATATGTTCGGGCGGTTCAGAAAAAGGTTGAAGAGTATCACCGTCTTGGCTATCAAATTCTGATTGTCGGCGATAAAAATCATCCGGAAGTCATTGGCGCCAACGGCTGGTGTGAAGAGCAAGCTTTAATAATTAATAAAATAAATGAGTTGGAAAAGTTTGAAAACTATGATAAAATATGTATTGTGGCTCAAACCACTATTGTGGAAGCTAAATTCACAGAAATTTGTGAAACAGTAGCTCCAAAAGCCCGTGAAATAGTTATATTTAATACTATTTGTAGTGCCACAGCTGAACGACAGGCAGCTGCGAAAAACACTGCAGAGGAAGTAGAATATATGATCGTAGTTGGAGGATATCACAGTTCAAATACCCAAAAACTGTTTGATATCTGTAAATCCTTCTGCGAAAAAACTTGTCATATAGAAACCATCCGGGATTTAGATATGAATGAGGTTATGCAGTATCAGAGAATAGGCATAACGGCAGGCGCATCAACACCGGATTGGATCGTTAAGGAGGTATTGGAAGGTATGGAAGAGCAAAACAAATTTGCTGAAGAAAATGCAGTCGAAGAAGTTACGAATGCAGAGGTAGAAGTGGAAGCTGGTGAGGCTGTCAAAGACGAGTATGATGATGCTAACTTTGATTTTGCTGCCGAAATAGAAGAGTCATTAAAGACAATTCGACGTGGTGCAGCAGTAGAAGGTGAAGTTATTCATATTGATGAAGATGAAGTTATTTTAAACATCGGATACAAAGCGGACGGAGTCATCAAGAAAAGCGATTTTACCTGGAAAAGTGAAGAATCTTTATCAGAACTTGTAAAAATGAATGATAAGATTTGGTGCATCGTTACTGATTTGAATGAAGGTTCTGGAAATGTTAAACTTTCAAAAATCAAGTATGATAATCGACTGATTCAGGATCAGCTGCGTGATGCTTTTGAAAATAAAACAGTTCTGGAAGGAACAGTAAAAGATATTTCAGGAAATGGCCTGATTGTGGATATTGGATTTACTGATATCTATATGCCGGCTTCACAATATCATGTTCGTTACGTTAAAGATCTAAAAACGCTGATTGGTGAAAAAGTCAAAGGCTTAATCATTGACTATAATCCAAAACGTCGTCGTGCGATTCTTTCGCAGAAAGTAATTCTTGAAAAAGATATTAAAGAAAGACGTGAACAGGCTAAACAGGTCAAGGACAAACGATTTGATGAATTGAATGTTGATGATATCGTAAAAGGTACTGTAAAAACTATTACTAGTTTTGGAATTTTTGTTGATCTTGATGGTATTGATGGATTCGTTCACCGTTCAGATCTGACATGGGAAAAAATTGGCGATCCTAAAGACGCTGTTGAAAAAGGTCAGGAAATCGAAGCCAAAGTTATTGGCAAGAACGATGAAGACAAAAAAATCAAATTAAGCGTAAAAGTTTTAATGCCACGACCATGGGATGCATTTATCAGTGAGTATAAAGTTGATGATGAAGTAGAAGTTACCATCACTAATATCCTTGATTTTGGTGCTTTCGCTCGAATTATTCCAGGTGTAGAAGGTCTGATTCATATTTCTGAAATCAGCTACAGCCGTGTTGAATCGGTTGCTTCAGTATTAAGTGTTGGTGAAACGCTGAAGGTTAAAATCATTGGTATCAATGAAGAAAAAGAAAAAATCAGTTTAAGTAAAAAAGCGACAGAAGAAGCTCCGGAACGTCCGGCTCCTAGAAGAGAACAGAGCAGCAACCGTGGCGAACGTGAAAGAAGTTCAAGTTCTGCACCAAGAGCTCGTAAACCGCGACCACAGGGGAATGAAAACCGTAATACTACTGTATACGAAGAAAATGCTGGCGTAACACTGGGTGATTCATTCGGTGATATGTTTAGTGGATTGTTTGACGATAACGAAGAATAA